In Calditrichota bacterium, the sequence CTCGCACCAAGCCCGACCGCATCGACCGGGTCGATGCGGGTCGTTATCCCCATTTGACGTGCATAGTCAGCCACCATTTGCGGCGGCACGACTTCCTGGGTAAGCCGGACTGTGACCAGATTAAGCGAGCGCCGCAGCGCCTCCCGCAATGTCGTCAATCCGCCGCGTGAACCGTCATAGTTCTGAGGTGTCCAACGGGAGCCGTCAACCTGAGTGACGACGACATCTTGATTCAGCAGCTCAAAGGCGGGAGAGTAGCCGTTGTCTATCACTGCCGTGAACGCAAAGGGCTTAAAGACCGATCCCGGTTGGCGTACCGCCTGCACCGCCCGATTGAACTTCGACTCGCGAAAGTCGCGCCCTCCGACGAGAGCCAGAATATCACCCGTTGCCGGATCGAGCGCGATCAGAGCAACTTGCACCACAGCCTTTGCTGCAAAGGCTGAATCGACGCGCAAACTGTCCGCCCGCACCCGACTCCAAGGGACGTCGCTTGCTCCGTAGAGCCGTCGGGCAATGACTTCACGGTGGCGTTGGAAGAAGCGGTAACGGTAGTCGGACTGAAACGGCCCCAGATGCTCGACAACGGCCTGTTCTGCAATCCGTTGCATATGCGCGTCGAGCGTCGTCCGAACCGTCAGCCCGTCGGCGAGATAGTCGAAGCCGTAGGTCTCACCCTCCTGTGATAACCTTTGCCGCACAACTTCCGTGAAGTATGGCGCAACGCCAATCTCACTTGAGCCTTCATGCGGCTCGATCTTCAAGGTCTCTGCAACTGCCGATCGGTATTCCTCGTCTCCGATGAAACCGACATCGTGCATCCTGCGAAGAACGAGGTTTCGTCTTCGAAGCGACGCTTCCGGCTTGACGATAGGGGAGTAGAGCCCGGGGGCTTTGGGCAGACCGGTCAGCAAGGCCGCTTCGGATAGAGTCAGATCGACCGGCGCCTTTCCAAAATAGCGCTCACTCGCCGCCGCAATACCATAGGCTCCGTGCCCAAAATAGATTTGCGTCAAATACATCTCCAGAATCTCGCGCTTCGAATAGGCGCGTTCGATCTGAATGGCGGTCATCGTCTCTTTGATCTTGCGGCCGAACGTGCGTCGCTTATGGAGATAGACATCGCGTGCCAGTTGCTGGGTGATCGTGGAAGCACCTTGCTTAAGGCTTAACGACATAATATCGATCAGCGCCGCTTTGAAGACGCGGGCGACATCGACGCCCCAATGGCTATGAAAGCGGGTGTCTTCGATGGCGAGGATGGCATTGATCAAATGGTGGGGGACTTGGTCGAGTGGAGTGGCGATGCGGCGTTGTGCGAATAACTCG encodes:
- a CDS encoding PBP1A family penicillin-binding protein; the protein is MVGNIWRRLGRDDFTRTVVAGGMALALFIILIGLTLFLLSSDLPGIDELRSYEPHLATRLLDRNGEVLTELFAQRRIATPLDQVPHHLINAILAIEDTRFHSHWGVDVARVFKAALIDIMSLSLKQGASTITQQLARDVYLHKRRTFGRKIKETMTAIQIERAYSKREILEMYLTQIYFGHGAYGIAAASERYFGKAPVDLTLSEAALLTGLPKAPGLYSPIVKPEASLRRRNLVLRRMHDVGFIGDEEYRSAVAETLKIEPHEGSSEIGVAPYFTEVVRQRLSQEGETYGFDYLADGLTVRTTLDAHMQRIAEQAVVEHLGPFQSDYRYRFFQRHREVIARRLYGASDVPWSRVRADSLRVDSAFAAKAVVQVALIALDPATGDILALVGGRDFRESKFNRAVQAVRQPGSVFKPFAFTAVIDNGYSPAFELLNQDVVVTQVDGSRWTPQNYDGSRGGLTTLREALRRSLNLVTVRLTQEVVPPQMVADYARQMGITTRIDPVDAVGLGASGVIPLEITAAFAVFASGGVHQRPRMMVSLEDRFGETLANYPIVPRVALSAETAYIMSDLLRDALNRGTGASARWLYHFTADAAGKTGTTNDFTDAWFVGFTPHLVCGVWVGLDDPAESLGPGQSGAAAALPIWARFLKMAYDSLEIPDAPFPVPAGVIRVRICQDTRSVATPWCPAAYEEIFRTDARPTETCQRHKGG